The genomic stretch gcaagtgCATTCCAAGGCGTGCACCCAGCGAGTGCCCCCAGCCCAGGCCAGTCCTGCAGGCGGGCAAGGTCCTCGTGCCTCCGCAGTATCTTGGGGTGGCAATGTGTGCTGCCATCAAGAAAAGCATGTCTGTAACATGCAAGAGCcacttgcttttcaaagcaaTGCAATATGTgtttggtaagaaaaaaaaaaagtatatttgaaTACTGAAGGCTGGATGCAAAGATGCTTTGGCACAGGTTCAGCAAACCCATTTAGGCCACTATTATCTCTTTAGGCGTCTGCTTTCCCACTGAAGTCACGGGGAAGTCAGGAGCCTGAGTCCTTTGGTGAACCTGAGACTTGCGTTGATTCCTGCCCTCTTAGCAAATTgtgctggagggaagaagggTGCTGACTTCAGTGAGTTGGTGTTTCTGAAACGTAATCCCGTGCTGGTTTAACTCattggagtatttttttttttttttgaaggaggaggtctttttttttaaggagggttttttgtttgttgttttttttttaaacccagacTTCCAGAGGTTCTCAAGTGTAGCTGATGTGCACTCTTCTGGTGATTACAACAACCTCAAATCACTGGGGCATGGGGGACCAGCTACACGCTGCTGTGCTGAtcagagaagggaggaggaagggtgatGGGTGTTATCGTAGCCTCCTGCCACCCAAAAGTCCCctcctgcagggaaggtgcTGTGGTTGTAGGTCTGCCTGCTAGCCTGCAAGTAGGGTTGTTGCAAGGAGCTGGCTGCAGGGTCAGCCAGGCATTTAGAGGCATTTACCTGCCAGTACTGGGCATTGAGGGGGAGTaaagaagacagcaaaacagaCCCCTTCCTTTGGTCTTGTCATCTCATcctgtgaaaaacaaagctgcCTTCTCTGAAAGGCCTAGGCTGCTTCTGCAAATCGGTGCTATTGATAAATTGGCCATCAATTTGGTGCCTAGCTCCAGGCCTACTCTTGCATCCTTATTCACTTTacaacaatttttaattttctaaagcaCTGATGGATTTAGCTATTAACACTTGACTTAGAGGCTTAAAACTCTTTGGATGTCAGCTGTGCAGACACATGACTTATGAAATAAGCTACTGTACTTGCATAAACATTTCGACTCCCCCAGTCCCCGAGGCCAGTGCAGCACATTGATAATACAGATTATGCATCTGACTAATACCTGTGTGGCAAATACGCAGACTGGCAAGGAAACACTGAACGCAAGGCCTAGGGAAACACCTCTCTGCTTTCTGGCAGCCACGTTTGATCCTATTTTATGCCAGTAATTTTTAAGCAGTTTAAGCTGCTGAGAACAGAGTGGTGCATTTTGCTCAGCGGTGTAGGCTGGCCCCTGTGCCAGCATGGGCACAGGAGTGGCATGGGCTCCTGCACTCAGTGCAGCAATTactgccttcattttctttttcctttttaaggagAAATCATCTTTGGAAAGAAGGAATCAGGATAGGGAGCAAATGCACGTGATTTAAGTTTTAGAAACcactgatgttttttcttttttgaaacaaTCCCTAAAGAGGTGCTAAGCTTTGCCATTACGTTACAACTCTTAAATAGCAAGAGCAGCTCTCACAGCACAGTGCCAAGGGTCAGCAGTGTTTCCCTCGGGGACgaaggggctgcagagggaTGCTGTCATCCCCGAGAAGCCATCCGGCTCCTTTGGTTTGTACCGCACCAGGGAAAGATGTCTCGGACTGGTACCAAAATCCAAGACAAAGGCCGGGGAGGTTCGCGGGTGCATTTGGGTGAGGGTGAAGCGGGGAGCAGCACAACGCTTGACCCGCGGCGATGCCGCACCGTGCCGCGGCACCGCGAGCACCGTCGTGTCTGCAAGCAGCAGGGCCGATCGCCTCGGTGCCATCTGCGCCCGCAGAGCAGACAAACCCCCAGAGGGTTTGCAGGAGGGGTTTTGCTCAGGTCTTCGTTTTTGTTGGGCTGGGCTGTGTGCTTTGGTTTCGAGCTGTGTTCAGATGGGAAGGTGTTTCCTGAGGAGGTCTCCCAgcccctgtccctgctgcacCCATTCCTGCTGCTGAGGTGCCCCGTAAGCTCCAGGCTGGAGTTCAGCCTCCCAGAAGCATTTCCAAATATAAACCATTTTAAATGTACTGCAGCCCTCAAAAGAACAGAGTCTGTAGTTAACTGAACTTTCCCTCGCATGCGGCTGCTTGATGCTGGTGTGCATGGGGGGTGGCgagcggaggggagggggctgcttGCTGCAGATGGCCAAGAGGGgtcaatttgatttttaatggttgtcattttttaaatctggttAACTTCCCTGTAgtgttttaggggtttttttgttgttgttggggttttttttatttgtttttttttttgtttgttctttaataAATGGAAGGGAGGGCATTTCCTCCGTGTTTGCAGAGCTGGAAAGCAGTTAATCCTTGCCCTTGGTTTCTGTGCCATTGCTGCCTGCGCTGGCATGGAGGGTTCCCTGCACTGCAGTCACATGCCTGCTGGCCGCCGGCCAGGGCAATCTGATCTCTCTCTGAGGAAACACTATCAGTTGCAGATGCAGCCAGGGTTACCAGAATAGTAAATAACGAATCACAAGACTTGGTCTATCTTTTCAAcgaaaacaaatattttaatatgttgGGTTTAGTGTAGAAgtagtttcttttttcaaaacagcCAAGCTGCAAGAGGCTTGGCTTGGGTTAGTTTGCATATGAAGGAGAAATAAGCTGTATTTTACATTAAGTTGTTCCATTTATCTTCAGCTTCTAAGGTCAGCTGTGTCGGGGGGGTGCAAGTTTCAGTACTTGTTTTGAGCTTTGAAACTCATCAAGCTTTGAAGTCCCTGGACTTGGggtttctccctttctttggGCCTCTTTAACATCCACTCCAGTTAATGGGCTGTGAACAGAAAGCTTTCCCTTAACAATCCCACCTCCAGTCCTAACTTGCTATGGCCGAGGCATGAAATCCTGGTGCCCCAAGAGCACGGCGCTGCCGGAGACCCTCCGGTTACCCCCGTGATGTGGCCATGCCGGTGTGCCCCAGCTGCGTGTCCCACTCACATCTAACCTGGCAGGACTGTTGTGCCTGGGTCAGTAACCAGGCTGTGCTTTCCTCCCAAGagaggaacagcagcagagggTAAAGTAGAGCAGCTCTGAGGCTGCTCTAAACTGACCCAGCAAAGAGCCCCCTGGGTGCTGTGGGTCTGATAAGCTCAAAGGTTACTTGACTTTCCCCCTTTCCAGCCCATTGACTGTTTTCTGGCTTTCCTATCATGCTTGTGGCAGTGGAGTGTCTGAAAATCTAACCTTTGAGGAAGATGGGGTTGATTTTGACTATTGTGAACACACAGGATGGAATTTGTATGAAAACTGATAGAAAAAATAAGGCAGCAAATGCCACTGTCCCCCTCACCCCTTTCTTCCTGAGCAGTCCCAGTGACTTCAGCACAGTGCACGGTCACCTTTGCTGCCCTTTGCGGAGCTGCTCTGGGGGTCCCGTCACCGTacagctgctttcttctctgccGAATAGCCAGGGAATAACTCCTTCCTCCCCTGAGTGCCCCTCGTACCGGCGCTGctgtgtgctgctctgctgctgacgtGCCGGGCTCTTTAACTTTAAACACTAAACCATGGAAGatttggcagctgctgctcgAGTGTGTTTGCCTGCCTGACACGCACAgccattgcttttcttctggaagtGTCTATAAATTTTTAGACCAACATATCCGGAGAAGATCTTTATAAATCAAGGCTGGTACTAGGGATAATGGGATAATGTAAATCTTTGTCTTATAAAAGAAAAGTATCTCTTCCACAAAAAGTGGTGCTTTAGGTGGGGAGAAACCTGAATTGATCAGtcatttcctttgctgttttgttttttttcaggcataCATTTTTACTGTGATGAAAATACAGGTTCCCAACATAGGCATTGTACTTAAAACTATCATTTAGTTTAGAGTTTAGAGGAGTTTAACAGTAATCTGAGGGGTTTTAATCTGGTGTTTTAGTGCAGAGCCAAAGTTTTAATCATACATTTACTGACCTCTGTAGAGTCGAAGAGGATGTGGGTAGGTGCATAATCCTTGAAACCACGGGGTAACTTTGACTCTAATGTGCTATATTTAAAGCTAAAGAAGTAAGCTGGTCCCCTGCTTTACAAATCCACGCTTTCGTGGGTTTGGCCTGGAGATACaccaattttttaaagcaaggagGAAGTTAAGGTATTTTTATAAGTCGGATGCACCTAAACTTGCCCTAGTCATAAATCAAGCAGAACTATGGAGGatttacatgtttttaatgaaatggaGGGAAAACAGGGagataaaaacaacaacaaaaaatcattcatttcttcttcatttagAACAGGGCAGCTCTTGACTTTTGACAGGGAATGTTACTGTGTTTGGGATCACTTTAGGCAGATGCACGAAGAACCTGTGAGGCTTAACTCTCCCAGGTGGAAGGGTGCGTTCATGTTATTTAATGAACAACACGGTTTGGATGATGGTTGATGAGAggaattttgtttctgataGAAATGACAGCTGGAACTAAATGTTGCAGTAAATTCTTTGAGTTGGGAtctctgcctttcatttttttttgtttagtcttctggattttgttttgttttctagaacGACTATTTGCAATCTCTACACGATGCCACGGATTGGGGAGCCTGTCTGGCTTACTATGATGTCAGGAACACCAGAAAAGAACCAACTTTGCCATCGCTTCATGAAGGAATTCACATTCTTGATGGAAAATGCTTCTAAAAACCAGTATGGTGGATTAtagtttttaaattacatatttgttatgcctttttatttcaaaccaATTTTTGAATCAGTTTTCAAATCCTGGTAATTGAAGAATCAAAAGGCCACCCATAAATACCttctttttaaaccaaaaaagaaacaggaaagtaTCTTATTAAATGCCTGCTTCCCGACAACCCTCTAAATCTTGGTAGAGGCTAAACATTTGAAACATGTCCATAGGAAGCGCGTGATGGGTGTGTATGTCTGGAAGGGGGTGAACATACCTTATGAAATGCATTAATCTACCTTTCAAAATCAGTTATCATATGATGAGCAAGGTTAGACATTCAGTAAGAGCCATGTCTGTAGTACTGTCTGACCGCAAATTGCTCTTAAACCTGACTTCTGTAAAATGCCACTAAAGAAATTGTGTGCTTCATTAGTACTCACCTTTCTGCCCTCAGGACAAAGCCGTGAGCGGTTGTTAAAAATTGAGAAAGAGAATGTTCTTGATAAAGTCAGGAGAATCTGATAAATTTACTCTTTTGTCAACACTTCATCCTCTTTCCCCAGGGCATGAATAGGGGAAGTTTTTAAAGCGTTTGGCTCCACCGAAGTCCTAAAACGAGCACAAACATGTGAAGTTTGAGTGGGAATAGCACTGAAAGACCAGCTGTTAGCTCCGGGGAAACTGCTCTCtgcagggtggggaaggggctgctgcTTACCATCTTCCAGCTTTGCCACCAACTTTGtcatcttttctctcccccagaTGGGAGGGTGACAATTAGCGGTCAGCATGGTCCACCTTCTCCTGCCTCAGTGCAACGGGAGAAACCGTAGGGAGTTTTGAGGTgttcaaatgtgttttcttaaaatcagtTCTTGCTGCAGTGGAAGCTTTTTCCTGGGATTAGCCCCTCTGGTCCCTGCCATTCTGAGCCCTGTACATCTTGGTTACACTTAAATGGtcatttgtttgggtttgtttgcttgctttattttaaatatagtaaGATTTACAGTGAtggaagcaagaggaaaatcAAGCCCCATATCCTTTTCAGTCTAGTTTTAaatctcctttcctccttctgctATCTCCAGTGAGGAAACGGCTAAATTTAAGCTGTAGGGTTCCTGATGCTTGTAAACTATTCAAACAGCATTATTTTGAGGCTCGGTGGTGTTTGACTGTTTTCCTCCCCGGGCACCTGAGCCGCTGTGGCGGCCGCCAGCACCATCTGTCGGCATGTGGGAGGCTCTTTGGCTGCGCTTCTGCACACTCCTGCCAGGAGAGGGGACTGGGAAGGAAAGTCTTCCTTCCCAGAGCAGAAACCATGCTCTATCGTTACAATAAATCAGGtagttaatatttttcagaaaggttttTCACCTTACTTGTTTTGCCAATGTAAGGACACAGCCTTTCTGGCTGAGCTACAGAACTTtggggggttttatttttgaaaaggagCAGCCGTATGTGCTGAAATTGCACAAGTTAGATGAAAGACTACAGCACCTAGCTATTTTACAGCTTTGATAGCAATAGCCTTCCTTCTCATCAATAGTCACAAATCTTAAGGGTTTGGGATCTCCCTGGAGAACAGAGGCCATGCAGTGCGACTGTTTTCTTACTGGGAACAAAGTTGTTTTTGAGATGTTTTACAACATAAAGCTTGCAAAATAGGAAGTCTCATAATTATTGCCAAACAGAGGAAATGAGATGCcacaactttaaaatacttaattttgctttaaatgtgtGTTCTAAAAAAGAGCTTtgcaggggtgggagggaggataCAGCCgtcccttctctccccaaagAACCAAGACTGAAGGGATGATCTCTGCTGATTTTTATTAGGTTGTTTCTGCAATCCTTGATCCATGTAGACTGTAGAACTGCTGTTAGTTTAACATCCTGAGTGtgtacctggaaaaaaaatgatgttgaacattttgctttcaggtTTTTACCAGCTTTACTGACTGCAGTCCTGACTAACCACTTGGCCTGGGTCCCTACCGTCATGCCGAATGGCCAGCCGCCTATAAGAATCTTCCTAGAAAAACATTCTTCCCAGAGCGTGGACATGCTGGCCAAAACTCATCCATACAACCCGCTGTGGGCTCAGCTCGGTATGTGGCAAACGTCTCTAAACCACCCAACAGCTTTACATCAATGGATATGTGTGCGGTGGTTTTCATGGATGCTTGTTGCTTCCCCACcaagctggatttttttttttttttttaattcaaaacaagGCAAAAGTGTGTATTTCAAGCTTAGAGGTggtcactgtatttttttaatatgtgctGTAATTATCAATTATAAAATGGCAGCCAAAAAGTAAAGCCCTCTTTAGTCATCTATGGCAGGTCTCTTAAGGTCACTTGCCTAGGTGATGATGGAGGATTCCAGTCCTCCTCTGGTCCTCCCTCTATAAGGAAAaccaatttatatttttttggaaTGCTGCTATCAATAAGCCCAGTTCTGGAAAGAGCAAATCAAGGAAATCCATCTTTTGATAAGAAATGAACATACTCTCAATACAACAGGCAAAGGAGCAACACAGTACAGGGAATTATGTCTTGGCAACCCCCTGGGTAAGGTCTCAAAGCCTAGTCGATTGAGTAGCTAGTCATACTGTCTTCTAATTGCTGAGTAGAGGAGAGGAGATGAGCTTCCTATTCTCTAGTCAGATTGTCCTGCTTTGCACACAAACTCTCACGGAAGTTGgtcagggaagggaaaggaaggtttTGTGAGGTTGCCCTATTCTGGCAGGATATGAATACAGGCAGGAATGGCCAGGGAGTTGGCAAGAAGACTTGATTTCAGAGCTCATGGGTCTCAAGGGATCTGCTGTGGTTAGGTTGGCCTTTGAGGCCTCTTGGGTCCCTTGTTCCCCCATCGCTACATTCATGCAGTGCCCTAATACCTCCAGAACAGCACATGTGCAGGCGCTTCCCCAGGTGAATATGAAGTACAGTCAAAACAACCCATCCAACCCATAGTAGAGCtcaaggggagggaagagaaggttGGCTTCAGCTATGCACCCACCACTGTCACTTTTTTCCCTCGTTCCTAGCATAGGTTTGTTTCTCCTTGCAGCTTTGTCTTGGTGGGTAAAAGTTCAGCCCAGTTTCCAGACTATCCAGGGTAATTCAGAGCAGATGCCTCCTCTCTCCCATGGCTATATAAGGAACCCAGGAGATGAGCCTCCAAAGCTAGGCAATGAAGTTAGGTGGTGCGAATACTCCCTAATACATGAGATCAGATGTCTCCCTGACCAGCGTGTCACCTTACCAACAGCCATGATACCAACAGCATCTTTGGGATTCTctgtattgaaaacaaaatcctaGCATAGCTGTCCTCACTCTTCTGCtttagtatttttctgttgtagACCTGGCCTTTGAAAACTGGCCACAACAATTGTCTGTtagaataataatttattttaaagatgcaaaataattgtctgttttatttcctattctAGGTGACCTCTATGGGGCTATTGGATCACCTGTGAGATTAGCGAAAACAGTTGTGGTTGGCAAAAGGCATGACCTGGTACAAAGATTGCTTTATTTCCTTACTTACTTCATCAGATGCTCTGAACTTCAAGAGACGCATCTTTTAGAAAATGGGGAAGATGAAGCCATTGTCATGCCTGGAACTGTTATAACTACCACgctggagaaaggagaagtagAAGAATCTGAGTATGTGCTTGTCACAATGCACAAGAACAGGGGCAACTTGCTGCCGACGGAATCTGAAGAAATGAGAACCCCTAACTGTAACTGTAAATATTGCAAATGTCCGATTTCCCTTGCACAAAACATAGAAGGTGTTTCACAGCAAGAGAGAGAAGATGCACAAAACACTCCTAAGGTAGAGCTGGAATCCTCTTCAGATGAGAACAGAACTATTGTTCCTGACGATTGCCAGGAAGATGTTGTTGATGCTAAGCAACCGAGACCCTGCCTGGACACAAAACTGGAGACCGTGGTGTGCACAGGGTCAGCTTCACCAGAAAAACGTGTAGTGACAGAATCTGGTTTGGAGCCAACAGGAAACATGTGGAGGAGTGAAGAGTCGCTGGAATCGGGCAACCAGGCGGTCAGTGTAACAAGGTCACCCGGTATAGCTGTGGAAAAGAAGCCGCCAGATAAGCTCTTCTGTGATGCGTTTCCTTGCAGTGCTGCCGAAGCTCAGACAAAGGTGACTTTCCTCATCGGAGATTCCATGTCACCCGATTCAGACATCGAACTCAGAAGTCAGGCAGTAGTGGAACAAATTGCTAGGCATCACAGCCCACCAGCAACGGAggaaggagtgtctgctgaTCAGAACTGTGAAGCTAAACAAACTGTTGAGGACCAAAATAGAGACTGTGGGACAGCTGAACCCTTTCCTCAAGTTGCTAGTGAGCATCAGAGCTGGAATCCAAATCCATACAATGCTGAGAGCATGAGTCTGTTTGATGAATATTTTACTGATGACAGTTCAATTGAAACCCGGACTATTGATGATATTCCAGGGCAAGCAGCTACAGACCTTCTTGCTCACAACAGTAGTTTAGAGTTTTCTAAAAAGCTGTGTACAAAGACTAGCAAACCACCTAGCGAGTTTTGTAAATTTATGGACTCTGTTCGACAAGAGACCTACAAAAACTGCTTTAATGAGCAGGACCAAAGAGAGAAAATCTCTATTCGCGTCCCCCATGGGGACAGAGAAAATGTAGAGAAAAAAGTCGCCCCGGGAATTGATTGGGACATTCCAAGAAATGAGAGTTCAGATAGTGCCCTGGGTGACAGCGAAAGTGAGGATACAGGTCATGATCTAACTAGACCAAGCAGTAACTATTATGGAGCAGAGCAAGAAGATTGGGCAGAAGAATATGAGATTCCTTTTCCTGGGTAGGTATTATTCAGCAGTAATAGAGCCTAAAAAAGATAGAGCCTCTTCTCATGTCACGTTTGGAGAGTGTAGCCTAACTTGGCATCACTGGTTGGAAAAGTATCTCTTGAGCTTGCTGGTTGTAAAAGAATATAGAGAAATCAGcggtctggaaaaaaatattaattgtgCATTGCGATCGTCACTCATATCCTTTTCTTCCACAATGGGCTGACTGCAAAAGCTGACttaaactcttttttaaaagtacttgaAGTTAGAAGAGATACGATAAATGTGAAAGTGTGACCTCTGTGTGAGCTGAATTTGTTGTTTACTATTGTACATCTCTTTGATATGCCTTTCTTGCAGGTCAAAATTAGTTGAAGTGAACTCTGTCCAGCCCAGTATTGCCAATTTTGGAAGATCCTTACTAGGTGGCTACTGTTCGTCTTATGTCCCTGACTTTGTTTTGCAAGGAATAGGAAGTGATGAAAAGCTGAGGCACTGTTTGGTGTCAGATTTGTCTCATGCTGTGCAGGTAATTAAGCTATATTTGGTAAATTTATTTGTCACAGTAGggaaaggcaaatatttttgaatgtaCAAACCTGTTAGAAGTGGAATTATTTACTGTCGCAGCTCTCTTCAGATTTCTCCAGTCCCAGGTCACccaattttttctcttctctcaatTAATGTATCTGAAAAATGTGGTTATTTCAATGCAAATCTGGAGCACAAAAACTTGGACTCCCACTGAAGCCAGCTGAGAGGATCTCTGTGCTAAGCTGTAGCAAAATCATCATCTCCTGCAGACATGGCAGCCTGCTGATGGTTGCATGCCCACAGGATGGAATGATGTTAAACAAGACCAAATGCTGAGGTTGCTGTGCATCTCTTCGTGGGCACAGTCCTCCTGCAGTGGTTGTGCAGAAGCTCCCTtggctccctcctctctccGTGCACGTCTAACCAGCATGCTGCTGCTTGTGGGGCAGAACATGTTCTCTGCGGTGAAGCCATCGGGAATGCTTACTATTTTGGGCACATTGCTCCTTTTTTAGGATTGTAGTCAAAGTGTTGGATAGTGCCGGCTTCAttggaaaaggagaaaccaTTATTAAGATAATTGTCCTAAGGGGACTCACGCTTGTCATGTGTGCTGGAAAACATCTCTGCTCCACAGAAGCTTTTCCCTAGATGAACTGGGGCATGACTGGGAAGCATGGTCTTTCCTACCCCTTTTATAGTCACCAGGAGAGGAGTGGAAAGCCGGCTGTCGCTGAAAAGCATGATTCTGCTCCCCTCTAAGTTTATTCCCAAGGGAATGGGGAAAGACCCCACACACAGGCTGGTGAGCGGGCAGTCTGCTTCTCTGAGCGCTCCCCTGGGAGACTCCGAAACGTCCCCTTCTTCCACACCTCTCCAGTTAATGACGTGCATCGCACCTGCAGCCGTTCCCCACGTTACTGTCCCCTTTCCTTGTGCCAGCCCCGTGGGCCGTGGTGGGGGTGTTTACTCCCTGCGTGGCTGTTCTAGGTGCTGTTTTAAGCCATTGTGGTTTAGGCCGAATGATTAAGGCATTTGTGAAGTGTAATTGAACTTCAGGCAACAGAGGCAGCAGTGTGAGGTGGCCGCTGCTGTGAAACTAATGTGTGTGAAATATAACCTAGTTGTGGTATGTGTCCATCAGGAGATTTATATTTCAATTGCAGAAGTCAAAGATTGAGAGGATACGAAAGGACCAAGCAAGATTTTATATGCTTATCTTCAAGTAAAATAGTAACTGCATCCTAGCCCCGTATGAAGTCCCTGTGGGACTGTTTGGAAGGAGATGCTTCCTAACAGTCCAGCCCCAAAAATGTATTGGGGAAGGACAATGGGGTTCCAAATACTCCCTTTTTAAAACCTCCATGGCTTTAGAGAGGTGAAATGCTACTTGGAAGGAATGGAGGAGCTGGGCGCAGGCTTGGTGCCTGACTCCCTCTGCTGGCCCTCCCATAAATGGAAACCAGTGACAACTGGGAATAAAACCGACCTCGTTAACACAGCCATGTTGAACAGCAAGTTGGATTTTTGGTACTTTAAGTTTTAGGGgtttaaaatgtactttagATATGTCAGAACTCTTTGTATCAAATATCAAAAGATGTAATTGTCAGCCAGTGACACACTTTCAAGCctggaagaaaatgtaaaatagtGACTATTATTCTAAGACTGTGCCTTGCTTACaataaagctgtttttaatAGATGGAATGCAATGTTAGCACATTACTGTATTTTAGATGAAGTAGTGTCTGGGATGCTATCGCTGCTATTGAGGATGGCGATGTTTTGTGAAAAGACTGTTGTCATTTGTCATTCTCAGGGTTCTGctattcattttttgtttctagcATCCTGTTCTGGATGAACCGATTGCAGAAGCCGTCTGCATTATTGCAGACACGGACAAATGGACGGTGCAAGTGGCCAGTAGCCAGAGACGAATGATTGATAATAAGCTGGGAAAAGAAGTGTTAGTCTCAAGTCTCGTCTCCAACCTGCTTCATTCCACCCTTCAGCTTTACAAGCATAATTTATCTCCAAACTTTGTAAGTATGATTGACAGTTGAGAGGgggatgtttttttaaaacatcctttCACTTCATAGGTTAAAGAGTGTGTAAGGTTTTGCCTAGTGTATTTATCTGTAGCCACAATTCTAGTAGCCAGTGCATCCCCTGACGTAGCTGTCGGAGCTGTCCATTTAAACGCTGCTCTGTGATTAAGACAGCTGTCTTATTAATTCTGATTTAACATGCAATCAAAGGCTTCTGCTCAAAAGTAAGAGTCTTGCCAGTGAATGTCTTACTAATTATTCACCTAGACACAGCCACGGAAAAGGCAATAGACGTATGGGGTCTGTGCTGTTTCGCTCTGAGGCTGGATGCGGTTTGGATATAGCGCCGTCTTTTCCCTGACACAACTCCCTTTGCTTTCTAGTGTGTTATGCACCTGGAAGATCGGCTGCAGGAGCTCTACTTCAAAAGCAAGATGCTGTCCGAGTATCTCAAGGGCCAGATGAGAGTTCACGTCAAGGAGCTGGGCGTGGTGCTGGGGTACGATCACAAACTTCCTCCGAGCAGTGCTGCCCTGGGTTTCCTGGTGCCAAATCCTCCGCCTGGGCTTGTTCTAAGCACAGCGAAATGGATTCCTAAATG from Buteo buteo chromosome 24, bButBut1.hap1.1, whole genome shotgun sequence encodes the following:
- the FNIP1 gene encoding folliculin-interacting protein 1 isoform X3, whose product is MSPKCFSSWPLPEFDPSQIRLIVYQDCERRGRNVLFDSSAKRKIEDVSVSKLCSDAQVRVFGKCCQLKPGGDSSSSLDSSINSSSSFSDPKEQCPKYQGSRCSSDANMLGEMMFGSVAMSYKGSTLKIHQIRSPPQLMLSKVFTARTGSSIYGSLNTLQDSLEFINQDSNTLKPDHSTIMNGLLGNIGLSQLCSPRRAFSEQGPLRLIRSASFFAVHSNPMDMPGREQNEDRDSGIARSASLSSLLITPFPSPGSSFNKSCASSYQRRWRRSQTTSLENGVFPRWSMDESFNLSDDSSGPSPGIVRKKKIAIGVIFSLSRDEDENNKFNEFFFSHFPLFESHMNKLKSAIEQAMKMSRRSADASQRSLAYNRIVDALNEFRTTICNLYTMPRIGEPVWLTMMSGTPEKNQLCHRFMKEFTFLMENASKNQFLPALLTAVLTNHLAWVPTVMPNGQPPIRIFLEKHSSQSVDMLAKTHPYNPLWAQLGDLYGAIGSPVRLAKTVVVGKRHDLVQRLLYFLTYFIRCSELQETHLLENGEDEAIVMPGTVITTTLEKGEVEESEYVLVTMHKNRGNLLPTESEEMRTPNCNCKYCKCPISLAQNIEGVSQQEREDAQNTPKVELESSSDENRTIVPDDCQEDVVDAKQPRPCLDTKLETVVCTGSASPEKRVVTESGLEPTGNMWRSEESLESGNQAVSVTRSPGIAVEKKPPDKLFCDAFPCSAAEAQTKVTFLIGDSMSPDSDIELRSQAVVEQIARHHSPPATEEGVSADQNCEAKQTVEDQNRDCGTAEPFPQVASEHQSWNPNPYNAESMSLFDEYFTDDSSIETRTIDDIPGQAATDLLAHNSSLEFSKKLCTKTSKPPSEFCKFMDSVRQETYKNCFNEQDQREKISIRVPHGDRENVEKKVAPGIDWDIPRNESSDSALGDSESEDTGHDLTRPSSNYYGAEQEDWAEEYEIPFPGSKLVEVNSVQPSIANFGRSLLGGYCSSYVPDFVLQGIGSDEKLRHCLVSDLSHAVQHPVLDEPIAEAVCIIADTDKWTVQVASSQRRMIDNKLGKEVLVSSLVSNLLHSTLQLYKHNLSPNFCVMHLEDRLQELYFKSKMLSEYLKGQMRVHVKELGVVLGIESSDLPLLAAVASTHSPYVAQILL
- the FNIP1 gene encoding folliculin-interacting protein 1 isoform X5 → MPPTLFQKLFNKKHGLISPARDARDDCVFSWPLPEFDPSQIRLIVYQDCERRGRNVLFDSSAKRKIEDVSVSKLCSDAQVRVFGKCCQLKPGGDSSSSLDSSINSSSSFSDPKEQCPKYQGSRCSSDANMLGEMMFGSVAMSYKGSTLKIHQIRSPPQLMLSKVFTARTGSSIYGSLNTLQDSLEFINQDSNTLKPDHSTIMNGLLGNIVHSNPMDMPGREQNEDRDSGIARSASLSSLLITPFPSPGSSFNKSCASSYQRRWRRSQTTSLENGVFPRWSMDESFNLSDDSSGPSPGIVRKKKIAIGVIFSLSRDEDENNKFNEFFFSHFPLFESHMNKLKSAIEQAMKMSRRSADASQRSLAYNRIVDALNEFRTTICNLYTMPRIGEPVWLTMMSGTPEKNQLCHRFMKEFTFLMENASKNQFLPALLTAVLTNHLAWVPTVMPNGQPPIRIFLEKHSSQSVDMLAKTHPYNPLWAQLGDLYGAIGSPVRLAKTVVVGKRHDLVQRLLYFLTYFIRCSELQETHLLENGEDEAIVMPGTVITTTLEKGEVEESEYVLVTMHKNRGNLLPTESEEMRTPNCNCKYCKCPISLAQNIEGVSQQEREDAQNTPKVELESSSDENRTIVPDDCQEDVVDAKQPRPCLDTKLETVVCTGSASPEKRVVTESGLEPTGNMWRSEESLESGNQAVSVTRSPGIAVEKKPPDKLFCDAFPCSAAEAQTKVTFLIGDSMSPDSDIELRSQAVVEQIARHHSPPATEEGVSADQNCEAKQTVEDQNRDCGTAEPFPQVASEHQSWNPNPYNAESMSLFDEYFTDDSSIETRTIDDIPGQAATDLLAHNSSLEFSKKLCTKTSKPPSEFCKFMDSVRQETYKNCFNEQDQREKISIRVPHGDRENVEKKVAPGIDWDIPRNESSDSALGDSESEDTGHDLTRPSSNYYGAEQEDWAEEYEIPFPGSKLVEVNSVQPSIANFGRSLLGGYCSSYVPDFVLQGIGSDEKLRHCLVSDLSHAVQHPVLDEPIAEAVCIIADTDKWTVQVASSQRRMIDNKLGKEVLVSSLVSNLLHSTLQLYKHNLSPNFCVMHLEDRLQELYFKSKMLSEYLKGQMRVHVKELGVVLGIESSDLPLLAAVASTHSPYVAQILL